From one Poseidonibacter antarcticus genomic stretch:
- a CDS encoding trans-sulfuration enzyme family protein, translating to MKKHVETSLSHIAKFAPFKEQTGASHFPIYNTGTFDLKKQDGDKIYDYTRSDNPTRETLENLFTEVEGGAGCVCTHTGIASVALLFETVLKANSHILVEADCYGGTFRLLKIFKEKYNVTVHFADFLDFDKIEDILKNNPIDLVLCESPTNPGLKIIDLKKVGALAKENNALFAVDNSLATFISQRPLKLGADFSLFSTTKYISGHGAVVAGAIVAKTQELAKEIHYYANAGGRSQNPMDVYLITLGIPTLKVRMQEHEKNSIIIAQYLEDQDYIVKVTHPSLKSHPQHDLANEQMDYIPGLFCVDFKSVKLAEQFIEKTKIFGEKCSFGSPDSRVEIPAKISHATFSKEELAAIGISDSTVRLSIGLENVEDLIKDIEQAIK from the coding sequence ATGAAAAAACATGTAGAAACATCATTAAGCCATATTGCAAAATTTGCACCATTTAAAGAACAAACAGGAGCTTCTCACTTTCCTATTTACAATACAGGAACATTTGATTTAAAAAAACAAGATGGTGATAAAATTTATGACTACACAAGAAGTGATAATCCAACAAGAGAAACATTAGAAAACCTTTTTACTGAAGTTGAAGGTGGTGCTGGTTGTGTTTGTACTCATACAGGTATTGCTTCTGTTGCACTTCTTTTTGAAACTGTGTTAAAAGCAAATTCTCATATTTTAGTAGAAGCTGATTGTTATGGTGGAACATTTAGATTACTTAAAATATTTAAAGAAAAGTATAATGTTACAGTTCATTTTGCAGACTTTTTAGACTTTGATAAAATTGAAGATATTCTAAAAAATAATCCAATTGATTTAGTTTTATGTGAAAGTCCTACAAATCCTGGATTAAAAATCATTGATTTAAAAAAAGTAGGTGCATTAGCAAAAGAAAATAATGCACTATTTGCAGTTGATAACTCTCTTGCAACATTTATTTCTCAAAGACCTTTAAAATTAGGTGCAGATTTTTCACTATTTTCAACTACAAAATATATTTCAGGTCATGGAGCAGTTGTTGCTGGTGCAATTGTTGCAAAAACACAAGAATTAGCAAAAGAGATTCACTACTATGCAAATGCAGGTGGAAGAAGCCAAAATCCTATGGATGTGTATTTAATCACACTAGGAATTCCAACACTTAAAGTGCGAATGCAAGAACATGAAAAAAACTCAATTATCATTGCACAATATTTAGAAGATCAAGACTATATTGTAAAAGTTACACACCCTAGTTTAAAATCACACCCTCAACACGATTTGGCAAATGAGCAAATGGATTATATTCCAGGACTATTTTGTGTTGATTTTAAAAGCGTTAAATTAGCCGAACAATTTATTGAAAAAACAAAAATCTTTGGTGAAAAATGTTCATTTGGTAGTCCAGATTCAAGAGTAGAAATTCCTGCAAAAATTTCTCATGCAACATTCTCAAAAGAAGAATTAGCAGCAATTGGAATTAGTGATAGTACAGTTAGATTGTCTATTGGATTAGAAAATGTTGAAGATTTAATAAAAGATATAGAACAAGCAATAAAATAA
- a CDS encoding metal ABC transporter solute-binding protein, Zn/Mn family — protein MNKLILVVLMMFTSLYAVKKDVTVSIVPQKYFVEKIAGDKINVNVMVKEGFSPATYEPKTSQMKKLSNSSIYFAIGVPFEHIWLDKFKNANKNMLIVHTDDGIEKLKMLKHSHHEEEHHDDEAHDDHEGHEHEASHEASHEGHNHEDGLDPHIWNDPILVKKQATNIYQALIKIDNENSAFYKTNYENFLKELDILDEKISKILKPYEHKAFMVFHPSWGYFAKRYSLEQVAIESEGKEPKPKELVELIKDAAEHKVKIVFVAPQFSQKSAKIIADNIKGNVLIIDPLVANWDTNLIYTAEKIANTYK, from the coding sequence ATGAATAAGTTAATATTAGTAGTTTTAATGATGTTTACATCATTATATGCAGTGAAAAAAGATGTAACGGTAAGTATTGTTCCTCAAAAATATTTTGTAGAAAAAATAGCTGGGGATAAAATAAATGTAAATGTAATGGTTAAAGAAGGTTTCTCACCTGCTACATATGAGCCAAAAACTTCACAAATGAAGAAATTATCAAATTCAAGTATTTATTTTGCAATTGGTGTACCTTTTGAGCATATTTGGCTTGATAAATTTAAGAATGCAAATAAAAATATGCTAATTGTTCACACAGATGATGGAATTGAGAAACTTAAAATGTTAAAACATTCACATCATGAAGAAGAACATCACGATGATGAAGCTCACGATGATCACGAAGGACATGAGCATGAAGCATCTCATGAAGCATCTCATGAAGGACATAATCATGAAGACGGATTAGATCCACATATTTGGAATGACCCAATTTTAGTAAAAAAACAAGCTACAAATATTTATCAAGCTTTAATAAAAATTGATAATGAAAATAGTGCATTTTATAAAACAAACTATGAAAACTTTTTAAAAGAATTAGATATTTTAGATGAAAAAATTTCAAAAATATTAAAACCTTATGAACATAAAGCTTTTATGGTATTTCATCCATCTTGGGGATATTTTGCAAAAAGATATTCTTTAGAACAAGTTGCTATTGAATCAGAAGGGAAAGAACCTAAACCAAAAGAATTAGTAGAATTAATCAAAGATGCTGCTGAACATAAAGTAAAAATAGTATTTGTAGCTCCTCAATTTTCACAAAAAAGTGCAAAGATTATAGCTGATAATATAAAAGGAAATGTTCTTATTATTGACCCATTAGTTGCTAATTGGGATACAAATCTTATATATACTGCTGAAAAAATTGCTAATACTTATAAGTAG
- a CDS encoding thiamine ABC transporter ATP-binding protein, with amino-acid sequence MLKIKNLQYKYKNSNTKETYTYNLEVKESEIIAILGQSGSGKSTLLDLIAGFIDPLSGSILLDQKELLSLSVEKRPMSILFQNHNLFEHLNVQKNILLGLGRTNADDKKAVSNILKKVGLEKFEHTLSSQLSGGQQQRVALARVLLRNEPILLLDEPFSGLDEQTKIIMLDLVKNITQEHKLHTIMVTHDMQDCKRIASKVYRMQNYLLEEEV; translated from the coding sequence ATGCTTAAAATAAAAAATTTACAATACAAGTACAAAAACTCAAATACAAAAGAAACGTATACTTATAATTTAGAAGTAAAAGAAAGCGAAATTATAGCAATCTTAGGACAAAGTGGAAGTGGGAAATCTACACTTTTAGATTTGATAGCTGGATTTATAGATCCACTTAGCGGAAGTATACTATTAGATCAAAAAGAACTATTAAGTTTAAGTGTAGAAAAAAGACCTATGAGTATTTTATTTCAAAACCATAATCTTTTTGAGCATTTAAATGTACAAAAAAATATTTTATTAGGATTAGGAAGAACAAATGCTGATGATAAAAAAGCAGTTTCAAATATTCTAAAAAAAGTAGGACTAGAAAAGTTTGAGCATACCCTATCCTCACAACTTTCAGGTGGACAACAACAACGTGTTGCCCTAGCTCGAGTTCTACTTAGAAATGAACCAATACTACTATTAGATGAACCTTTTTCAGGATTAGATGAGCAAACTAAAATAATAATGCTAGACTTAGTAAAAAATATCACACAAGAACATAAACTACATACAATAATGGTTACCCACGATATGCAAGATTGTAAACGAATTGCTTCCAAAGTTTATAGAATGCAGAACTATTTACTTGAAGAAGAAGTCTAA
- a CDS encoding ABC transporter permease subunit — MKRFKGSTLLGGALSFALLSFSFLIFYTLYTAQETNLFTQVDSKIYGLLKFTIFQAFLSTVLSVFVGLLLAWALSHQTNFKGRSTLIALFSSSLVLPTLIVVFGIIGIFGRQGYINQISLYFFDTSFGTYLYGLGGILLAHVYLNASFALRSLLHSFEAIPKEKYKLAKSLNFSVLKCFYYVEYPALKSSLLSISSTIFLLCFTSFAVVLLLGGNPSYNTLEVAIYEAVKLDFDIETALKLALIQLSISVVLVVLSSSFKISTSNIKTSNTFIVWKNSKKIQTLQWFIIFVFTIFFISPLIVIFLDGLSANFTKILSDKIFIQSFFTSITLATVSSIITVIAAILLSNTRRNFSLDTRLASNPFSKILNLFIAFSGNIYLAIPSLVLGLGFFMMYQKYDGSFVLWSTFALITANVLMSLPFALAVIAPAMQKIAKRYDKLSFSLGLSTFQRYKEVELPYLKSSIAYVFTLSFCFSLGDLGIIALFGSDEFITLPWYLYQLMGSYNTNDAAGVALILLILVLAVFILIPRIFRSKNA; from the coding sequence TTGAAAAGATTTAAGGGTTCTACACTTTTGGGTGGAGCTTTATCTTTTGCACTATTATCTTTTTCTTTTCTTATATTTTACACTTTATACACCGCACAAGAAACAAATCTTTTTACGCAAGTTGATAGTAAAATATATGGCTTATTAAAATTTACTATTTTTCAAGCTTTTTTATCAACTGTTCTTTCAGTATTTGTAGGATTATTATTAGCTTGGGCGTTAAGTCATCAAACTAATTTCAAAGGACGTTCAACTTTAATTGCTTTGTTTTCTTCTTCTTTAGTATTGCCAACACTAATTGTAGTTTTTGGAATAATAGGTATTTTTGGAAGGCAAGGATACATAAATCAAATAAGTCTTTATTTTTTTGATACTTCTTTTGGTACATATCTTTACGGTTTAGGTGGAATTTTATTAGCTCATGTTTATCTTAATGCCTCTTTTGCGCTACGATCATTACTACATAGTTTTGAAGCAATTCCAAAAGAAAAATATAAATTAGCAAAGAGTTTAAACTTTTCTGTTTTGAAATGTTTTTATTATGTAGAATACCCTGCTTTGAAATCAAGCTTATTAAGTATTTCTTCTACAATATTTTTACTTTGTTTTACTTCCTTTGCTGTTGTTTTATTGCTTGGTGGAAATCCTAGTTATAATACTTTAGAAGTTGCTATTTATGAAGCTGTAAAGTTAGATTTTGATATTGAAACTGCTTTAAAACTCGCACTTATTCAGCTTAGTATTTCTGTTGTTTTAGTAGTATTATCTTCTTCTTTTAAAATAAGTACTAGCAATATTAAAACAAGTAATACTTTCATAGTTTGGAAAAATTCTAAAAAAATTCAAACTTTGCAATGGTTTATCATTTTTGTTTTTACTATATTTTTTATCTCTCCTTTAATCGTGATTTTTTTAGATGGTTTGAGTGCAAACTTTACAAAGATATTATCAGATAAGATTTTTATACAATCATTTTTTACTTCTATAACACTTGCAACTGTATCAAGTATCATAACAGTAATTGCAGCAATACTTCTAAGTAATACAAGACGAAACTTTAGCTTAGATACAAGACTAGCTTCAAATCCATTTTCTAAAATATTAAATCTTTTCATTGCTTTTTCTGGCAATATATATTTAGCAATACCTTCACTAGTATTAGGTTTAGGTTTTTTTATGATGTATCAAAAATATGATGGTTCATTTGTTCTTTGGTCAACATTCGCCCTAATAACAGCAAATGTACTTATGTCTTTACCCTTTGCTTTAGCTGTAATTGCACCTGCTATGCAAAAAATAGCAAAACGATATGACAAACTATCTTTTTCTTTAGGACTTAGTACCTTCCAAAGATATAAAGAAGTAGAACTACCCTATTTAAAATCATCAATTGCTTATGTGTTTACTTTATCTTTTTGTTTTTCACTAGGTGATTTAGGTATTATTGCCCTATTTGGTTCGGATGAATTTATAACCTTACCTTGGTACCTTTATCAGCTTATGGGTTCATACAATACAAACGATGCAGCAGGTGTGGCACTAATACTTTTAATACTAGTATTAGCTGTGTTTATTTTAATACCAAGAATATTCAGGAGCAAAAATGCTTAA
- a CDS encoding monooxygenase, whose product MKYLLQIDFPFSGPFNEEFFESMKDLAQDIAQEEGLISKIWTENEETKEAGGIYVFDNLNDANRYLQKHTKRLESFGFTNIRAKIFKINEELSSICKANF is encoded by the coding sequence ATGAAATATCTTTTACAGATAGATTTTCCCTTTAGTGGACCATTTAATGAAGAATTCTTTGAATCTATGAAAGATTTAGCTCAAGATATTGCACAAGAAGAAGGTTTAATATCTAAGATTTGGACTGAGAATGAAGAGACTAAAGAAGCAGGTGGAATTTATGTATTTGATAACTTAAATGATGCAAACAGATATTTACAAAAACATACTAAAAGATTAGAATCTTTTGGTTTTACAAATATAAGAGCAAAAATCTTTAAAATAAATGAGGAATTAAGTTCAATCTGTAAAGCTAATTTTTAA
- a CDS encoding PLP-dependent transferase translates to MNKKKFEHIDCGETLPVNNIHAVSVSMPTLHDVIGYEKQTPEILEKVKSAYPRFVLHPYLKKLALYIKDKYKVCDDFEVVILSSTKAVELISDKYFIHNKIEVNEPFGVILVQKGTCQLQKVLTYIQHVGCNLSSRFAQNYLFDLGLLDSIHKEELEDKKVAKDIVINTLANAYNQPSKNVCLTPSGMNAIYGVIRGLNSIQNHNARTILVQFGWLYLDTMNIVNHHYNQSKVFTDILNLDLLEDYLKIDGNKVSAIITEMPTNPLLKTVDIKRLRSLCDTYNIPLVIDTTFATPYNLDLTNYADIFVESLTKFACGNADVLMGAIILNKKHNLSHMNYEFFKHCEPVYIQDIQRLAFEIKDYEKRVKKISTNTKQLVAYFKTCSYIKEVYYCLSDENKENYSQTMCDDNSLTGIVSVTFTKAFKDIYDNLNFAKGPSLGTEFTLLMPYTYLAHWDLVSSKEGNKFLEEIELPIDLLRISVGCENIDDIINEFKRLER, encoded by the coding sequence ATGAACAAAAAAAAATTTGAACATATAGATTGTGGAGAAACATTACCTGTAAACAATATACATGCGGTTTCTGTTTCAATGCCTACACTTCATGATGTTATTGGTTATGAAAAACAAACACCAGAAATATTGGAAAAAGTAAAAAGTGCTTATCCAAGATTTGTGCTACATCCATATTTAAAAAAACTTGCACTTTATATAAAAGATAAATATAAGGTTTGTGATGATTTTGAAGTTGTAATTTTATCTTCAACAAAAGCAGTTGAGTTAATTAGTGATAAATATTTTATTCACAATAAAATTGAAGTAAATGAGCCTTTTGGAGTTATTTTAGTTCAAAAAGGCACTTGTCAACTTCAAAAGGTTCTAACATATATTCAACACGTTGGATGTAATTTATCTTCAAGATTTGCTCAAAACTACCTTTTTGATTTAGGATTATTAGATTCTATTCATAAAGAAGAACTTGAAGATAAAAAAGTAGCAAAAGATATTGTAATCAATACTTTGGCAAATGCTTATAATCAACCTTCTAAAAATGTATGTTTAACACCTTCTGGAATGAATGCAATTTATGGAGTTATACGAGGTCTAAATTCAATTCAAAATCATAATGCAAGAACAATATTAGTTCAATTTGGATGGCTTTATCTTGATACTATGAATATTGTAAATCATCATTATAATCAATCAAAGGTATTTACAGATATTTTAAATCTTGATTTATTAGAAGATTATTTAAAAATAGATGGAAATAAAGTAAGTGCAATAATTACAGAAATGCCAACTAATCCACTACTTAAAACTGTTGATATTAAAAGATTAAGAAGCTTATGTGATACATATAATATTCCATTAGTAATAGATACAACTTTTGCAACACCTTATAATCTTGATTTAACAAACTATGCAGATATTTTTGTAGAATCACTTACAAAGTTTGCCTGTGGAAATGCAGATGTTTTAATGGGTGCAATTATTTTAAATAAGAAACATAATCTTTCACATATGAATTATGAATTTTTCAAACATTGTGAACCTGTTTATATACAAGATATTCAAAGACTTGCTTTTGAGATAAAAGATTATGAAAAAAGAGTGAAAAAAATATCTACAAATACAAAACAATTAGTTGCATACTTCAAGACTTGTTCTTATATAAAAGAAGTTTATTATTGTTTAAGCGATGAAAATAAGGAAAACTATTCACAAACAATGTGTGATGATAATAGCTTAACAGGAATTGTATCTGTAACATTTACAAAAGCTTTTAAAGATATATATGACAACTTAAACTTTGCAAAAGGTCCAAGCTTAGGAACTGAATTTACACTTCTTATGCCTTATACTTATTTAGCTCATTGGGATTTAGTTTCAAGTAAAGAAGGAAATAAATTTTTAGAAGAAATTGAACTTCCAATTGACTTACTTCGTATTTCCGTTGGTTGTGAAAACATTGATGATATTATTAATGAATTTAAAAGATTAGAAAGATAG
- a CDS encoding DUF1007 family protein: protein MIRFLIIFILFKSVLLGCSLCSIYSPRTDISININANKDFIKDATFKWTFSKEFSDELIQLYDADLDGKFNEKELKPIENSLLVYIEPLNYLTFLSYSNVIEEESKILDVKNYKLSFKNNILSFEYFVNLNYKIVDKNKLYIRIHDESGYFSIFYDEMNQTFTIPYNFKKDITENTITYTINDSSINSEKIKKEEKELISNTFKEENLEKVDDNKRELKPLDKFVQKIKESLLEIEKGEDKYAIFFLLFASFIYGVIHALGPGHGKALAFSYFSSRKSSYSQAFVISFFTAFIHIVGALVLVSISIFIIEGIFSSFLDDSITYITKTSAVLIMLLSLYILYRKLKKKSCACSACNIPDTKNQMFSTSATKSNFVFKNSNNIHTQTKNKNENLFFVLTAGLIPCPGTVILFVYAFILETYFSVFLASIFISLGMGVVIFASSFLGVSLHKVSAKSSKFTNILEIASPIFMFFLGLFLLLNWQTI, encoded by the coding sequence ATGATTAGATTTCTAATTATATTTATATTATTTAAGAGTGTCCTTTTAGGATGCTCTTTATGCTCTATTTATTCTCCTCGAACTGACATTTCAATTAACATAAATGCTAATAAAGATTTTATAAAAGATGCAACTTTTAAATGGACTTTTTCTAAAGAATTTAGTGATGAATTAATTCAATTATATGATGCTGACCTTGATGGCAAATTTAATGAAAAAGAACTTAAACCTATTGAAAATTCTTTATTAGTATATATTGAACCTCTAAATTATCTAACTTTTTTATCATATTCAAATGTAATTGAAGAAGAAAGTAAGATTTTAGATGTTAAAAATTATAAATTGTCATTTAAAAACAATATTTTATCCTTTGAATATTTTGTAAATTTAAATTATAAGATTGTAGATAAAAATAAACTTTATATTCGTATTCATGATGAATCAGGTTATTTCTCAATATTTTATGATGAAATGAATCAAACATTTACAATTCCTTATAACTTTAAAAAAGATATTACAGAAAATACTATTACATATACTATTAATGATTCTTCAATAAATAGTGAAAAGATTAAAAAAGAAGAAAAAGAGTTAATCTCAAATACATTCAAAGAAGAAAATCTTGAAAAAGTGGATGATAATAAAAGAGAATTAAAACCTCTTGATAAATTTGTTCAAAAAATAAAAGAGTCTTTATTAGAAATTGAAAAAGGTGAAGATAAATATGCAATATTCTTTTTACTTTTTGCATCTTTTATTTATGGGGTAATTCATGCTTTAGGACCAGGTCATGGAAAAGCTTTAGCATTTTCATATTTTAGTTCAAGAAAAAGTTCTTATTCTCAAGCTTTTGTAATATCATTTTTTACTGCATTTATTCATATTGTTGGTGCTTTGGTATTAGTTAGTATTTCTATTTTTATTATTGAGGGTATTTTTAGCAGTTTCCTAGATGATTCAATTACATATATTACTAAAACATCAGCAGTTTTAATAATGCTTTTATCTTTATATATTTTATATAGAAAACTAAAAAAGAAGTCTTGTGCTTGTAGTGCTTGTAATATTCCTGATACAAAAAATCAAATGTTTTCGACATCAGCTACAAAATCAAATTTTGTATTTAAGAATTCTAATAATATTCATACACAAACTAAGAATAAAAATGAAAATCTATTTTTTGTATTAACAGCTGGTTTAATTCCTTGTCCTGGAACGGTGATATTATTTGTTTATGCATTTATTTTAGAGACTTACTTTTCAGTATTTTTAGCTAGTATTTTTATTAGTTTAGGTATGGGAGTAGTGATTTTTGCTTCGTCATTTTTAGGTGTTTCTTTACATAAGGTATCTGCAAAATCTTCTAAGTTTACAAATATTTTAGAAATAGCTTCTCCAATATTTATGTTTTTCTTAGGACTTTTCCTCTTGCTAAATTGGCAAACAATATAA
- the thiB gene encoding thiamine ABC transporter substrate binding subunit yields MKKTIYLLLLTSILTFGNEKPTLTVYTYDAFAASWGPAPKVKKAFEKTCDCNIKFVGVSSSIATLRKIQLEGKKTKADVILGLDTAIAQVAKETKLFSPHGLDTSIIDLPNSYKDDTFVPFDYSYFAFVYDEKKIKNIPDSFESLASMPEDFKIVIQDPRSSTPGLGLLLWVKSIYGDKTVDYWKRLSPHILTITKGWSEAYSLFLKGEADMVLSYTTSPAYHMIEENKYNIKSADFKEGHYAQIEVAAIVKSSKQKELGKKFLEFLYTKEFAQLIPTANWAYPVIKGVKLHKDFDKLHKPKEFILMDGKEVEEKRKAIINEWLSAVQK; encoded by the coding sequence ATGAAAAAAACAATATATTTATTACTTTTAACTAGTATTTTAACCTTTGGAAATGAAAAGCCAACTCTTACAGTATATACCTATGATGCTTTTGCAGCATCATGGGGACCAGCACCAAAAGTGAAAAAAGCTTTTGAAAAAACTTGCGATTGTAATATAAAATTTGTAGGAGTTTCAAGTTCAATTGCAACTTTACGTAAAATTCAACTTGAAGGTAAAAAAACAAAAGCTGATGTAATATTAGGTTTAGATACAGCAATTGCACAAGTTGCAAAAGAAACTAAACTTTTTTCTCCTCATGGTTTGGATACATCTATAATTGATTTACCAAATTCATATAAAGATGATACTTTTGTACCTTTTGATTATAGTTATTTTGCTTTTGTTTATGATGAAAAAAAAATAAAAAATATACCAGATTCTTTTGAATCCTTAGCTTCTATGCCAGAAGATTTTAAAATAGTTATTCAAGATCCTCGATCTTCAACTCCAGGACTTGGTTTATTATTATGGGTTAAGTCTATTTATGGAGATAAAACAGTTGATTATTGGAAACGTTTATCTCCACATATTCTAACTATTACAAAAGGATGGTCAGAAGCTTATAGTCTATTTTTAAAAGGTGAAGCTGATATGGTTTTAAGTTATACAACATCTCCTGCATATCATATGATAGAAGAAAATAAGTACAATATTAAATCAGCAGATTTTAAAGAAGGTCATTATGCTCAAATTGAAGTTGCAGCTATTGTTAAATCTTCAAAACAAAAAGAACTAGGAAAAAAGTTTTTGGAATTTTTATATACTAAAGAATTTGCCCAACTTATTCCAACAGCTAACTGGGCATATCCTGTAATAAAAGGTGTTAAACTTCATAAAGATTTTGATAAATTACATAAACCTAAAGAGTTTATTTTAATGGATGGAAAAGAAGTAGAAGAAAAAAGAAAAGCTATAATAAATGAATGGCTTAGTGCAGTACAAAAATAA
- a CDS encoding c-type cytochrome, with translation MNNLSKIVLLATFSTLGFSEVTVCFKKNLQDMTKIEETKLDGGLCKGDKNQNEMIENGWKLLNLKITNDDYLFVFKKNELAIKEETKSSLKKEIIVELENKKKKEVEITEKEIKEKKYNKGEKIYTNKCSSCHGIKGETKILNTTSLNLIDLEQFKTAIKGYKVGSYNLGNGSEMKPYAIGYTSNDVEDIYEYINKINK, from the coding sequence ATGAATAATTTATCAAAAATTGTTTTATTAGCTACATTTTCAACATTAGGGTTTTCAGAGGTTACAGTTTGTTTTAAGAAAAATCTTCAAGATATGACAAAGATTGAAGAAACAAAATTAGATGGTGGTTTATGTAAAGGAGATAAAAATCAAAATGAGATGATTGAAAATGGATGGAAACTTCTTAATCTTAAAATTACAAATGATGATTATCTTTTTGTTTTTAAAAAAAATGAGTTAGCTATAAAAGAAGAAACAAAAAGTTCTTTGAAAAAAGAAATAATAGTTGAGCTTGAAAATAAAAAGAAAAAAGAAGTAGAAATTACAGAAAAAGAAATAAAAGAGAAAAAATATAACAAAGGTGAAAAAATTTATACTAATAAATGTTCTTCATGTCATGGAATTAAAGGTGAAACAAAGATTTTAAATACAACATCTTTAAATTTAATTGATTTAGAGCAATTTAAAACAGCTATTAAAGGTTATAAAGTAGGTTCTTATAATTTAGGAAATGGATCTGAAATGAAACCTTATGCTATAGGTTATACATCAAATGATGTTGAAGATATTTATGAATATATAAACAAAATAAATAAGTAA
- a CDS encoding 3'-5' exonuclease, with the protein MPKFIIFDTETTGFYKEDRIIEVAAMIIDNKGEIQVLDELCSTDVPIKMEATLIHKITQEMIEKKCKFTQTQFYKRLLELNNDKNYLVAHNMPFDLSMLEKEGFECNFKIIDTLRVAKHLLAEDRSKALPYLRYSLKLYEDEENEAIKYGVVMKEHTAIGDVLVTKLLFSKLQILTKEKFPNDNIIDKMQEFTKTPILLNIFKYGKYKGKKISDIYNNDIDYINWMKKNVELDIDIKFTFDTLEIENNQKNII; encoded by the coding sequence ATGCCAAAATTTATAATATTTGATACTGAAACTACTGGATTTTATAAAGAAGATAGAATCATAGAAGTTGCGGCAATGATTATTGATAATAAAGGTGAAATACAAGTTTTAGACGAGCTTTGTAGTACTGATGTTCCTATAAAAATGGAAGCTACCCTTATTCATAAAATCACACAAGAGATGATAGAAAAGAAATGTAAATTTACTCAAACACAATTTTATAAAAGACTTCTTGAATTAAATAATGATAAAAACTATTTAGTCGCACATAATATGCCATTTGACTTAAGCATGTTAGAAAAAGAAGGATTTGAGTGTAATTTTAAAATTATTGATACGCTAAGAGTTGCTAAACATCTTTTAGCAGAAGATAGATCTAAAGCTCTTCCATATCTTAGATATTCACTTAAATTATATGAAGATGAAGAAAACGAAGCAATTAAATATGGCGTTGTTATGAAAGAACATACAGCAATTGGTGATGTATTAGTTACTAAACTATTATTTTCAAAACTTCAAATACTAACAAAAGAAAAGTTTCCAAATGACAATATTATAGATAAAATGCAAGAATTTACTAAAACACCAATTCTTCTAAATATTTTTAAATATGGTAAATATAAAGGCAAAAAAATAAGTGATATTTATAATAATGATATAGATTATATAAATTGGATGAAAAAGAATGTTGAATTAGATATAGATATAAAATTTACTTTTGATACACTTGAAATTGAGAATAATCAAAAAAATATAATTTGA
- a CDS encoding Fur family transcriptional regulator, which yields MNIEELTNKKNIKLTSARKVILEILINSDKPLSYEDIKDKLSMDKATFYRNITKFEEENIINSFESNDKKRYFEIQKTMHSHFICTSCSAIECIHEKLDFDLANYQVDNIIIKGICPKCLKNKG from the coding sequence ATGAACATAGAAGAATTAACGAATAAAAAAAATATAAAATTAACTAGTGCGAGAAAAGTTATACTTGAAATACTAATTAATTCAGATAAACCTTTGTCTTATGAAGATATAAAAGATAAACTTTCAATGGATAAAGCAACTTTTTATAGAAATATAACAAAGTTCGAAGAAGAGAATATAATAAATTCTTTTGAATCAAATGATAAAAAAAGATATTTTGAGATTCAAAAAACTATGCATTCTCACTTTATTTGTACTAGCTGTTCAGCAATAGAATGTATACATGAAAAACTTGATTTTGATCTTGCAAATTATCAAGTAGATAATATTATTATAAAGGGTATTTGCCCTAAATGTTTAAAAAATAAAGGATAA